Below is a window of Jatrophihabitans sp. DNA.
CGGACCGCGGTGGATGTGCTCGTCATAGACCAGCACCCCCACCACGATGCTCAGCAGCGGATCGACGGTGGCGATCGCCGGCAGGCTGGCTGTCAGCGGGCCGGCCTGAAAGGCCAGCTGGCTCAGGAACAGCCCGATCGCCCCGACCACCACCACGGTGTAGAGCTGCCAGCTGGTCACGGCCGCCCACGGCCCCTGCGCCACGTGCTCGCTCAGGCTCTTGAGCAGGGCGGCGGTCGCGGCGTAGACGACGCCGACGGCCACCCCGATCAACGCGGCGGCGCCGGCGGCCGGGCGACGGCGTTGTGCCAGCACCAGGCAGGCCAGCGCCAACCCCACCCCGGCCGCCGCGGCCACCGCGGCCGGCAGCCGGTCAGGGCCGTCGCCGCCGGCGCCGGGATCAGTCCCGACCAGGGACAGGAAGGCGACCAGGCATCCGGTCAGCACCAGCGCCCACCGGATCTCCGCGCCGCTGACCGGGCGGCCCTGCCTGCGGCGCAGCAGCAGCGAGAACAGCAGCCCGCTGATCAGCAGCGGCTGCACCACCGCCAGCGCGCCCCGGTGCAGGGCCAGCACCTGCAGGCTCAGGCCGACGGCGTCGGCCAGCACCCCGGCCAGCCACAACCGGTGGCTGAGGGTGGCCGCCACGAACCGGGCCACCGCGCCGACCCGCAGCAGGCTGACCTGGGGCGCCTGGGCCGCGCTGGAGTGCTTGAGGTTGGTGGAGATGGCGAAGGCGAGCGCGGAACCAAGGCTCAGGACGACGACGTGCCAGTGCACGGACATCCACAGCTCCGTTTCCGCCTGTGCCAGACGACTCAGGGCGCCCCCGTCCCTTCCCGGCCTGCGAAGGGTAACCGAGCCCCGGATGAGGCTTGGCGGTCGGCTGCGGCGAGCCGAAAGCCGCGCCGAGCCCCAGCGAGCCCCAGCGAGCCCTGGCGAGCCCCGGCGAGCCGCGTGGAGCCGGCCGGCAGGAGTTCTCGCGCGCCGTGGCGCTACGGCGAGGGCGTCCTCGGTACGATCCGAAAGATGTCATCAGCCTCTTGTCCCGACCCGCCCCCAGCCGCCCGGCGACCTGCCGGCGGTCGGCGACCCGGTTCGGACAGCCGGCAGGCCGGTGGCCCCGGCGGATGAGGATCGCGCACGTCACCGACTGCTACCTCCCCCGGCTGGGGGGCATCGAACGTCAGGTGCAGGGGCTGGCCACTGCCCAACTGGCGGCCGGTCACCAGGTCACGGTGATCACCTCGGTGCCGGCGAACGCCTCGCTGCCTGCCCCGGCAGAGCCGGGCGAGCTGACGGTGCTCAGGCCGGCCGAGTCCAGCGGGCGTCCCGGCTCGATTCGCTACCTGAGCAGCCTGCGTGGCCGGCAGGCGGTGCGGCGCGGCGGGTATGACCTCGTGCACGTGCACGCCTCGACCTTCTCGCCGCTGGCCTACCTGGCCGCCGGCGCCGCCAGCAGGTCCGGCATGGCGACCGTGGCGACGTTGCACTCGCTGTGGTCCTACGCCACGCCGATCTTCCGGGGCGCCGACGCCGCGCTGGACTGGCGCGCCTGGCCGATCACCTGGACGGCGGTGAGCACCGCGGCGGCCGACTCGCTGTCGCAGGTGCTACGACCGGGTGTGGAGATCTCGGTGCTGGCCAACGGCGTGTCTCCCGAACGCTGGCGGCTGCCCCCTCGGCCCAGGGACCCGGAACGGGTGGTGATCGTCAGCGTGATGCGGCTGGCGGCCCGCAAGCGCCCGATGCAGTTGCTCAAGGTCCTGCGCGCGGTCCGTGCCCAGGTGCCGGCCGGCATCAGCGTCCAGGCCCAGATCATCGGCGCCGGCCCGCAGCGGGACGCCATGCTCGCCTACTTGCGGCGGCACCGGATGACCGGCTGGGTCGAGCTGACCGGCCAACTGGATCAGCCGGCGATCCGCGACCGGTTCGCCGACGCCGACCTCTACGTCTCCCCGGCCACCCTGGAGTCCTTCGGCATCGCCGCCCTGGAGGCGCGCTGCGCGGGCCTGCCGGTGCTGGCCTTCGCCGGAACCGGGGTGTCGGACTTCATCGAGCACGGGCACAACGGACTGCTGGTGCGCAGCGACGACCAGCTGGCGACCGCGCTGGCGAGGCTGGCCTGCTCGCCGGCTGAACGGGCCAGGCTGTCGGGCCCCACGCCGCCCGGCGCCGGGGGCGGCAGCGAGTCCGGCTACACCTGGGACCAGGTGCTGCAGACCTGCGAGCAGGTGTACCGGCGGGCTTGTGAACAGGCCAGCCGCCCGATGCCGCCCGCTCTGGTCCCTGGGTCGCTGCCCGCGCTGCCTTCCCCATGAGCTTCTGCCTGGTGTCCTTCCACGCCCATCCCGACGACGAGGCGCTGC
It encodes the following:
- a CDS encoding DMT family transporter, which encodes MSVHWHVVVLSLGSALAFAISTNLKHSSAAQAPQVSLLRVGAVARFVAATLSHRLWLAGVLADAVGLSLQVLALHRGALAVVQPLLISGLLFSLLLRRRQGRPVSGAEIRWALVLTGCLVAFLSLVGTDPGAGGDGPDRLPAAVAAAAGVGLALACLVLAQRRRPAAGAAALIGVAVGVVYAATAALLKSLSEHVAQGPWAAVTSWQLYTVVVVGAIGLFLSQLAFQAGPLTASLPAIATVDPLLSIVVGVLVYDEHIHRGPWSGLGLITLLALLGASVIQLGKVDTDQPARQRVPGG
- a CDS encoding glycosyltransferase family 4 protein; protein product: MRIAHVTDCYLPRLGGIERQVQGLATAQLAAGHQVTVITSVPANASLPAPAEPGELTVLRPAESSGRPGSIRYLSSLRGRQAVRRGGYDLVHVHASTFSPLAYLAAGAASRSGMATVATLHSLWSYATPIFRGADAALDWRAWPITWTAVSTAAADSLSQVLRPGVEISVLANGVSPERWRLPPRPRDPERVVIVSVMRLAARKRPMQLLKVLRAVRAQVPAGISVQAQIIGAGPQRDAMLAYLRRHRMTGWVELTGQLDQPAIRDRFADADLYVSPATLESFGIAALEARCAGLPVLAFAGTGVSDFIEHGHNGLLVRSDDQLATALARLACSPAERARLSGPTPPGAGGGSESGYTWDQVLQTCEQVYRRACEQASRPMPPALVPGSLPALPSP